The Cytophagales bacterium sequence GGGTTATTTGCAGGTGTTTTTACTGAAATAATTAAGGGTATAGAAAGAAATTTGCAGCAATTTTATTTATTTATTATAATATTTATTCTTGCTGTTGTTATAGTAATTGTCCTTGCCATTCTTTATAAAAAAAAGATCAGAAGAACATTAATATATGTAAAAGTTATGAGATTTTGGCAAGGGATCGTGGAAGGTTTTTTGAGCATTTTGAGACTAAAAAATAAATGGCGATTTTTATTATACACTTTTTTAATGTGGTTCTTATACTATCTGATGACCTATACTTTCTTTTTTGCATTAGAATCCACCAGCAGGTTAGGTCCATTGGCTTCTATAACAATTTTGGTAGTTGGAAGCATAGGTATGACCGCTCCTGTCCCGGGTGGTATTGGTGCATTTCATCTTTTTGTTGCTAAAGCACTAGAATTGTATGGTTTACCTTTTGATGACGGAAAAGCCTTTGCAACACTATATCATACATCGCAATTTATTACAGTAGCATTGACCGGAAGTGTTTGTTTTATTATTAGCATAATAATAGCAAAAAAACTAAAAAAGATATGAAATGTGTGGTTGTCTCAAACCTCATATCTCATGTCTCAATACTCAAAATAAATCCATGACGACCAATGTCCAATGAACACTGCAGAAAAAATAATGAATACGAAACACTTAACCCTCAAACTAAAAGAGTGGAAAGCTAAAGGTTACAAAATTGTTTTCACCAATGGCTGTTTTGATATTCTTCATCTCGGACATATTGATTATTTGGAAAAAGTCCGTAAATTTGGGGATAAATTAGTAGTAGGATTAAATACTGACGATTCAATAAAACAAATTAAAGGGCAAGACAGGCCTGTACAGGATGAAAAATCGAGGGCAAGGGTATTGGCTTCGCTTGAATTCATAGACGCAGTTGTATTATTTAATG is a genomic window containing:
- a CDS encoding flippase-like domain-containing protein, which encodes MKRILISILKYTLSLAIAILLLWYVFKDIDWSKMQQDLQNADYKWVLASIVISLISHLLRSLRWNLILQPLGYSPKVSNTFVAVMVGYLANFVYPRLGEVTRCGILHRIEKIPFKTSIGTVIAERAFDLITLLFLIGVTLLFEFDRLSGLFAGVFTEIIKGIERNLQQFYLFIIIFILAVVIVIVLAILYKKKIRRTLIYVKVMRFWQGIVEGFLSILRLKNKWRFLLYTFLMWFLYYLMTYTFFFALESTSRLGPLASITILVVGSIGMTAPVPGGIGAFHLFVAKALELYGLPFDDGKAFATLYHTSQFITVALTGSVCFIISIIIAKKLKKI
- the rfaE2 gene encoding D-glycero-beta-D-manno-heptose 1-phosphate adenylyltransferase — protein: MNTAEKIMNTKHLTLKLKEWKAKGYKIVFTNGCFDILHLGHIDYLEKVRKFGDKLVVGLNTDDSIKQIKGQDRPVQDEKSRARVLASLEFIDAVVLFNEDTPYELIKLLAPDVLVKGDDYAVDKIVGHDIIKKNGGEVKTIPYIEGYSSSGIIEKIKSLK